In the Arenicella chitinivorans genome, AGACAGTAGCAAAAACTAGAATAGTCAAAAAAACAAACACCGTGCCCATGCCGTAAAGCATAAGGTTCAATCCTTGGTCGATCAGGGTTTCTTGCATGACGCGTTATCGCCTCCCAGCAGGTTTTTAATCGGGTGTGCGCACCATTCTACCGTAAATCGATGCGCACGTTGTTTTGGCTGCGTTAGCTGATAAATGCGCAGGCAGCTTGATACAAATACTCACAATCTTTGGTGCCCGCGGTTTCGCGAATTGAATGCATCGCCCATTGTGGTGCACCAACGTCTAAGGTTTCGATACCAAGCTCGGTCGCGGTAATGGGGCCGATGGTGCTGCCGCAGGCCATATCGCTGCGCACCACGAATTTCTGTAGCGGAACCCCGGCTGCCTGACAGCGTTTCTGAAACTTGGCAGAGCTGACGCTGGTGGTAGCATAGCGTTGGTTGTTATTTATCTTGATCACTGGACCGGCGTTCAGAATCGGGCCATGGTTTTTGTCGTGTTTGTCCGCGTAGTTAGGGTGAATACCGTGTGCATTGTCACACGATAGTAGTGACGAGCGACTAATAAGTTGTGTCAATTGCACTGCGCTATGAGTTAAGCGTTCCAATACTGATTTCAAAAACGGGCCATGCGCACCGCTGGCAGATGACGAGCCGACTTCTTCGTGGTCATTGGAGATAAATAGGGCGGCTTGATCTGATTGGCTGTCCAGAAGCGCGCGTGCCCCGATGTAGGTGCTGAGTAGGTTGTCTAGGCGTGCCGCGCAAATAAATTCGTTATTCAAACCAACCACGGAAGGCGCTTGGGTGTCGTAGCATGAAAGCTCGTACTCGAGTACATTCGCCATAGACTCGCCGCACTCAGCCAGCAGTAGGTCATCAAAACTTTGCTCTGGCTGCTGCGACAAAATCAGTGGCAGATGCGTCTGGGGGTTGATGACACGTGAGCTGTTGGCTTCACGATCAAGGTGAATTGCGAGATTTGGGATAACAGCCACGGGACGCTTGAAATCGATCAATTTGCTAACCACATTGCCGTGTTTATCTGTGCCGCTGACTCGACCTGCTATCGAGAGGTCGCGGTCTAGCCACGGGTGCAGCAACACACCGCCATACACTTCGACACCGAGCTGTGCATAACCGTGTGTTTTGACGTCAGGGTTGGGTTTGATACGCAGGCAAGGGCTGTCTGTGTGCGCGCCAACCATTTGCATGCCTTGCATCCAGTCTTTGCCGGTGCGAAAAGCAATTATCGAGGAATCGTTGCGCGTCACCACGTAGGCGCTGTTTGGCTTTATATCCCAGTTATCCCCTTCATTGAGCACGTCAAAGCCAGCGTCGGCAAACATGATCTTGAGGTTTTGGGTGGCGTGAAACGGCGTCGGTGATGCGGCAATAAAGTCGCACAGACCTGCGATTATGGGGTTCGGCATAGACATCGGTGTTAAAGTTGGTCGAATATCTCTATTATAACCTGTATCGCTCAATAACCACATTCGGTCCGTGCTGAGATCTTTACTTGTCATTGCGCTGGTAGCAGCGCTCATTTACGCTTATAAACGGTGGCAATCTGTGCCGACTGACGCACGTCGCCCGCTGTATAAAAAATGGGCTGTCTACGGTAGTCTGGGTGTGGTCTTGGCACTGGTCGTAGCGGGTCGTGCACATTGGGTTCTCGGAATAATGGCGGGTCTGCTGGCGATTGCTGCGCGTGCCATACAGTTTGCTCCGTACGTGCCGATCTTCAAACGGTTTATGGTCGGAGCGGATGCAACTGACTCAGACGGGCCCAACTCAGTAAGCACAAGTATGACACGCTCGCAAGCCGCGGAAATACTCGGTGTTGACGAAAATGCGCCTGTGGCGGAAGTCAAAGCAGCACACAAATCATTAATGCAGAAAATGCACCCAGACCGTGGTGGCTCGCCCGCCTTGGCTAAACAAATCAATCGCGCCAAAGACGTGCTCCTCGGTTGAGGTTTCCGTTTTAGACGGTGACTATTTAGAAAAGGAATTCTAATTAGGGCGCGGATTCTAAAATCCGATCGTATTATGCATGGCATTGACATAAACCCGATTTGAATTTTGGAGGCCAGTTATGGCAACTAAGAAGACCAGTGCTGCGAAAACCAGCACCGCTAAAGTAAAAAAAGCATCTGCAAAAGCGAAAGTTGAAATGAAAGAAGCTGTTGACGCAGTTGAAGATGTCGTGGATGCGGTAGAAGACGCTGTTGAAACGGCTGCGGAAGGCGTTTTGGCTAAAGTGAACGCCAACGTACAGAAAGCACAGCATGTGGCCAAGCAGGTTTGGTTCGCGGGTTTGGGCGCAGCCGGAAAAACGTATGAAGAAGTTGTTGGTCGGTATAACGCC is a window encoding:
- a CDS encoding M18 family aminopeptidase; amino-acid sequence: MPNPIIAGLCDFIAASPTPFHATQNLKIMFADAGFDVLNEGDNWDIKPNSAYVVTRNDSSIIAFRTGKDWMQGMQMVGAHTDSPCLRIKPNPDVKTHGYAQLGVEVYGGVLLHPWLDRDLSIAGRVSGTDKHGNVVSKLIDFKRPVAVIPNLAIHLDREANSSRVINPQTHLPLILSQQPEQSFDDLLLAECGESMANVLEYELSCYDTQAPSVVGLNNEFICAARLDNLLSTYIGARALLDSQSDQAALFISNDHEEVGSSSASGAHGPFLKSVLERLTHSAVQLTQLISRSSLLSCDNAHGIHPNYADKHDKNHGPILNAGPVIKINNNQRYATTSVSSAKFQKRCQAAGVPLQKFVVRSDMACGSTIGPITATELGIETLDVGAPQWAMHSIRETAGTKDCEYLYQAACAFIS
- a CDS encoding DnaJ domain-containing protein, producing the protein MLRSLLVIALVAALIYAYKRWQSVPTDARRPLYKKWAVYGSLGVVLALVVAGRAHWVLGIMAGLLAIAARAIQFAPYVPIFKRFMVGADATDSDGPNSVSTSMTRSQAAEILGVDENAPVAEVKAAHKSLMQKMHPDRGGSPALAKQINRAKDVLLG